From Gossypium raimondii isolate GPD5lz chromosome 11, ASM2569854v1, whole genome shotgun sequence:
GGAAGCGTATAGTTGGTGGACTATGATAGTAGCTGTGGTACCGAGGGAGAAAATttcttgggatttctttcaatctaaatttaaaaataagaatgtcGGGAAACGGTATTTGgataagaaaaagagagaatttcttAAATTACAACAGGGAAATAAATCGGTGGTTGAGTATGAGAGGGAGTTCGTATATCTCAGTAAATATGCTCGGGAGATTGTGCCTACTGAAGAAGAGATGTGTATTTGATTTGAAGATGGCCTGAACGATGAAATCTGAATGATGATCGAAGGTAATGAAATTAGAGAATTTGTTGTCTTGTCTGATCGTGctcaaaaaattgaagaagtGTACAACCGCAAGATATAACGGGATAGATAGATTCAAGAGTTTTACAAGAGAAGTTCTTCTAAGTCTACATCACCGGCAAAGAAGACTAAAGAAGATTTAGCCGAGCTACCTCAGTGTCTGAGCATCTAAACAGAAACAAGTTGATTCAACATGATTTCAAAGTTCCTACTAAACCAGTTAACAGTGTGGGAAGTGTACGAAATGTTCCGAAGCCCAATTATAGATATTGTGGGAAATATCATCCTGGTGAGTGTAGAGCTAAGTCGGAagtttgttttagatgtgggTCAACTGATCATTTTATTCAGAATTGCCCTAAACCACCAAAAGAGGATGAAGATcataaaggaaagaaaatgtcTACATCTCAAAAAGGTAGATGTCTGGGTCAGAATAATGTTGTTGGGATGGCTCATACCGGGGTAAAAGACACTGTTGTTTTATCAGAGGCTAGAGCACCTGCTCACACATGTGCTATTCGAGCTAGAGAGGAAGCTGCTACTCCTGATGTGATTGCTAGTATATTCTATCTCTTTGATGTTATTGTCTATGCATTTATTAACCATGGgtcaactcattcttatatttGCACTGCATTAGTAACGAAAAAGAAATTACCTGTTGAATCTACTAATTATGATATTCAAGTTACTAATCGACTAGGTCAGAGTGAGATAGTTAACTTAGTTTGTCGCAAATGTCCACTGAAAGTTAAAGGCTGTGAATTCCTTgttgatttgatgttgctaCACTTTcaggaatttgatgtttctgggtatggattggcaaCTGTTGCATGATGTTGTAGTAAACTATAGATAGAAAcagattgatttgaaatgtcagaCAGGAGAAATGATTTCAGTTGAGTATGAGAGTCCGAAAGATGTTGTTAGAATTATTTAAGCTTTTTCTGCTCCGAGATTGATACGTAAAGGTAGTGAAGCATTTCTAGCATACATTCTTGATACTAGAGATTTAGAATCGGAGCTACATCAGTTACCAGTTGTTAGTGAGTTCACTGATGTATTTCCTTAAGAGTTATCGGGATTACCTCTTGATCGTAAAGTTGAGTTTGTGATTGATTTGATTCATGGAATTGCACCGATATCAATATCATCGTATCGTATGGCACtagctgaattaaaagaattgaaagcataGTTGCAAGAGTTATTAGACAAAGGGTTTATTCGACCGAGCATATCTCCCTGAGGTGCACCTgtgttgtttgtgaaaaagaaagacggctctttgagattgtgtatagacTACAGACAGTTGAACAAAGTcactattaaaaataagtacCTCTTGCCATGtatcgatgatttgtttgatcaattgaaaggtgCCTTAGTGTTCTTGAAGATAGATATCAGATCCGGGTATTATCAATTGAAGGTTAAAGACTGCGATGTAGCAAAGACTACTTTCAAAACTCGTTACAgtcattatgagtttctggtaatgccatttggtttgacaaATGCCCCTACtacttttatggatttaatgaattcGGTTTTTCAACctcatttggatagatttgttgttgtggttattgatgatatattaatCTATTCTAAGATAGAATCTAGGTATGTTCAACATCTGAGGATCATATTACAAACTTTGAGAGAAAAACAGCTGTACGTAAAATTTAGtaatgtgaattctggcttagcgaggttggatttttgggtCACATAGTATCAGCCGACAGGATTCTAGTTGATCAGAGTAAAGTTTCTGCTGTGATGAATTGGAAAACTCCGAAGAATATTTTAGAAGTGCAAAGTTTTATGGGTTTAGCATGTTACTATCGACGTTCTATTAAAAACTTCTCGATTATTGCTTCACCGATGACTAGAATACTTTAGAGAAATGTCGAGTTTGTTTATTCCTATAAGTGCCAACAGAGTTTTGACCAATTGAAAAACATGTTAACGAGAGCCCCAATGTTGACTCAGCCTGAATCTGTAGTAGCATATGTTGTTGTTAGTGATCCATCTCTCAACGGTTTGGGTTGTGCGCTTATGCAGGCAGGGAAAGTAGTAGCTTATTCCTCTCGTTAGttaaagccgcatgaaaagaactaCCGTACCCATGATCTTGAACTGGTCGctattgttttttctttgaaaatttagagacattatttatacggtgagaaatgtcatgtgtTTGTagatcacaaaattttaaagtatttgatgactcaaaaagaactaaatttgaGACAAAGACGATGGTTAGAGCTATTGAAATATTATGATCTGGTTATTAATTATCATCTGGGAAAGGCTAATATAGTTGCAGATGCACTCAGTCAAAAATCGTCATTGTTTGAACTTTGATCGTTGAACGCTTATTTAGTTCTGAATGAAGATGGTTCTGTGTTAGCAAAGTTGAGAACGAAACCCCTGTTTTTACAACGAATTTGAGAATTGCAAGATGAAGATCCGAAGTTGATGTTGAAATGACAGATTGTTCAGAACAATTTGAGTTCAGAGTACAGTGTTAATGATAATGGTGCATTTTGTTATCGCAATAGAATTTGCGTTCTGAATAATCTAGATTTAAAACATGATATTCTTTCTAAAGCTCGCAGTAGTACGTACTCTATTCATTCGAGTAGCACgaagatgtattgtgattt
This genomic window contains:
- the LOC105801146 gene encoding uncharacterized protein LOC105801146, yielding MNNPAQQPPPPIIPAVVPPIAPLPLLVIEPSRRIPIEKLRKCGTEEFKGKLEDDPVKAEYCLQNILRVFNKMASPLDDFIRCVVSLLKEEAYSWWTMIVAVVPREKISWDFFQSKFKNKNVGKRYLDKKKREFLKLQQGNKSVVEYEREFVYLSKYAREIVPTEEEMFNSVGSVRNVPKPNYRYCGKYHPGECRAKSEVCFRCGSTDHFIQNCPKPPKEDEDHKGKKMSTSQKGRCLGQNNVVGMAHTGVKDTVVLSEARAPAHTCAIRAREEAATPDVIASIFYLFDVIVYAFINHGSTHSYICTALVTKKKLPVESTNYDIQVTNRLGQSEIVNLVCRKCPLKVKGCEFLVDLMLLHFQEFDVSGYGLATVA